One genomic region from Leptospira tipperaryensis encodes:
- a CDS encoding LysR family transcriptional regulator gives MERMNIESILDLELFEAVCAEGNFVKAARKTGSSLPTISKRISRLERALKVTLFERTTRTIRLTEAGNRFRLRAEIILKELRTAEKEASFEKELKGKIRITAPAPFATRVLASIFAEFKNQHPEIQLEVIFGNEKFNLIEDRFDLGIRIMKPIRGERCKVLLANRIVAVASPNYLEKVGTPSRLSDLEKHSILFVDEQANVRIPELKKTISELSGDRGIRSNNGSFLAEFVARGGSGILFRSFWDVEEQIQSGKLKRIFPNLHWKAETSVCLLFPSGEKPPKRVLRFGEFLESQILPGRI, from the coding sequence ATGGAAAGAATGAATATCGAAAGTATTTTGGACCTCGAGTTGTTCGAAGCGGTTTGTGCGGAGGGAAATTTTGTGAAGGCCGCGAGAAAGACCGGTTCTTCCCTACCGACGATCAGTAAAAGAATTTCAAGATTGGAAAGGGCGCTCAAGGTGACCCTCTTTGAAAGGACTACGAGAACCATTCGACTTACGGAAGCCGGGAATCGATTTCGACTTCGGGCTGAAATCATTCTCAAGGAGCTCCGAACTGCGGAAAAGGAAGCGAGTTTCGAAAAAGAACTCAAAGGAAAAATTAGAATCACAGCGCCGGCCCCTTTTGCGACTCGGGTTCTCGCTTCCATTTTCGCGGAGTTTAAAAATCAACATCCTGAAATTCAATTGGAAGTAATTTTTGGAAATGAAAAGTTCAATCTCATCGAGGATCGTTTTGATTTGGGAATTCGAATTATGAAACCGATTCGAGGAGAACGTTGTAAGGTTCTTTTAGCCAACCGGATCGTCGCCGTAGCTTCTCCGAATTATTTGGAAAAAGTAGGAACTCCCTCTCGTCTTTCCGATTTGGAAAAACACTCCATCCTTTTTGTGGACGAACAAGCCAATGTAAGAATTCCCGAATTGAAAAAGACAATTTCCGAATTATCAGGAGACAGAGGCATCCGATCCAACAACGGATCCTTTCTCGCCGAATTCGTTGCAAGAGGAGGATCCGGAATTCTTTTTCGCTCTTTCTGGGATGTAGAAGAGCAGATCCAATCCGGAAAATTGAAAAGAATTTTTCCAAACCTTCATTGGAAAGCGGAGACTTCCGTTTGTCTTTTGTTTCCTTCCGGGGAGAAACCGCCGAAGCGAGTTCTCCGCTTTGGAGAATTCTTAGAATCCCAGATTTTGCCGGGAAGGATTTGA
- a CDS encoding zinc-dependent alcohol dehydrogenase family protein, with amino-acid sequence MKAMIIRSFGGPEVFEEGEVPKPKILPGHVLIRVRATSVNPVDYKIRKFGPSIAPAFPAVLHGDVSGIVEEVADNVSRWKKGEEVFGCVGGLIGTGGALAEYILADERLIATKPKNLSFEEAAVLPLVSITAWEGLFEKGNLQAGNKILITGGGGGVGHIAVQLARWAGARVLATATGESKQKLVLKLGAEAVSGRMEVEIQEAALKHFGSSDFDLALDTGGGSGFETAISMVKRKGKAITINASGTFDLGKAHSKSLDLAVVFMLIPLLHNEGREKHGFILKEISRLAEEGILRPIVDPEIFSWKKIGDAHRKLEEGKSFGKIAVVID; translated from the coding sequence ATGAAAGCAATGATCATCCGTAGTTTTGGCGGTCCCGAAGTTTTTGAAGAAGGCGAGGTGCCGAAGCCGAAAATTCTTCCGGGTCACGTTTTGATACGAGTCAGGGCGACGAGCGTAAATCCGGTGGATTACAAAATTCGCAAGTTCGGTCCTTCGATCGCTCCCGCTTTTCCGGCGGTTTTGCACGGAGACGTTTCCGGGATCGTAGAAGAGGTTGCGGATAACGTGTCTCGTTGGAAAAAAGGGGAAGAAGTTTTCGGTTGTGTGGGCGGTCTTATCGGAACCGGAGGAGCGTTGGCGGAATACATTCTCGCGGACGAAAGGTTGATCGCTACCAAACCGAAAAATCTGAGTTTTGAAGAAGCGGCGGTTCTTCCCTTGGTTTCGATCACGGCTTGGGAAGGTCTTTTTGAAAAAGGAAATCTTCAGGCTGGAAATAAAATTTTAATTACCGGAGGCGGGGGCGGCGTCGGACATATCGCAGTTCAACTCGCACGTTGGGCCGGTGCAAGAGTTCTCGCGACCGCAACCGGAGAATCCAAACAGAAACTCGTTTTAAAACTGGGAGCCGAGGCCGTGAGCGGGAGGATGGAAGTCGAGATTCAAGAAGCCGCTCTCAAACATTTCGGTTCGTCGGACTTCGATCTTGCGTTAGACACGGGAGGGGGAAGCGGTTTTGAAACCGCGATTTCAATGGTGAAAAGAAAAGGAAAGGCGATTACGATCAACGCCTCCGGAACCTTTGATCTCGGAAAGGCGCATTCTAAAAGTTTGGATTTGGCAGTGGTCTTTATGTTGATTCCTCTTTTACACAACGAGGGGAGGGAAAAACACGGTTTCATTTTAAAAGAAATTTCCAGGCTCGCGGAAGAGGGGATTCTTCGTCCGATTGTTGATCCGGAAATTTTTTCTTGGAAAAAAATCGGAGACGCGCATCGAAAATTGGAAGAGGGAAAAAGTTTTGGAAAGATCGCGGTGGTGATCGACTGA
- a CDS encoding glutathione peroxidase: protein MHSKLLILFFVLGVLFPIAGTFAKGSFYDFKVKDIKGNEVPLSKYKGKVVMVVNVASKCGYTYQYDHLEKVYKKYKDQGFVVVGFPANNFGSQEPGSDKEIETFCRIQKGASFDMMSKISVKGKDQHPLYQYLTQNSPNPGEVQWNFEKILISKDGKIEARYLSAIEPDSADVSQKIESLLK, encoded by the coding sequence ATGCACTCGAAACTTTTGATTCTATTTTTCGTTCTCGGGGTTCTTTTTCCGATCGCAGGGACTTTTGCGAAAGGAAGTTTTTATGATTTTAAAGTAAAGGACATCAAAGGGAACGAAGTTCCTCTTTCGAAATATAAAGGTAAGGTCGTTATGGTCGTGAACGTAGCTTCGAAATGCGGCTACACATATCAGTATGACCATCTCGAAAAGGTTTATAAGAAATATAAGGACCAAGGATTTGTGGTCGTAGGTTTTCCCGCGAATAATTTTGGAAGCCAGGAACCCGGTTCGGACAAAGAAATCGAAACCTTTTGTAGAATTCAAAAAGGCGCGAGCTTTGATATGATGTCCAAGATTTCCGTCAAAGGCAAGGATCAACATCCTCTCTATCAATATCTCACTCAAAATTCTCCAAACCCGGGAGAAGTGCAGTGGAACTTTGAGAAAATTCTTATTTCCAAGGATGGAAAGATAGAAGCTCGTTATCTTTCGGCGATTGAGCCGGATAGCGCCGACGTTTCTCAAAAAATCGAATCTCTTCTAAAGTAA
- a CDS encoding ChaN family lipoprotein has protein sequence MSISSLRSEDILRAEEIPHPFSIQKGLNDVLIFPETIFDSFKNHDILILGEEHDDTAGHKIRLDWFKKISASNEVVLSLEMLERDQQKTLDEYLSGQIGEKAFFNSLKLWPNHLRDYHPFLQYAKEHRIPVIASNVPRKYVNLVSSSGLETLFPIRSVFLPPKYLIRKFSQEGYENKIKNTLKEHPGMHSDETLQKRFIDAQYLWDAGMADAIANAFLTRGKKVIHINGRFHSDEGFGVTYRLRELGFKVLTVSMFPLKAEESIPLETVTGNDFTVVTERKEKEN, from the coding sequence CTGAGTATTTCTTCCCTTCGATCGGAAGATATACTCAGAGCCGAAGAAATCCCTCATCCTTTTTCGATCCAGAAAGGATTGAACGATGTCTTGATTTTTCCGGAAACGATTTTCGATTCATTTAAAAATCATGATATTCTTATATTAGGGGAAGAACACGACGATACTGCCGGTCACAAGATTCGACTGGATTGGTTTAAAAAAATATCGGCTTCGAACGAGGTCGTTCTTTCTTTGGAGATGTTGGAGAGAGATCAACAAAAAACTCTGGATGAATATCTGAGCGGTCAGATCGGAGAAAAGGCGTTTTTCAATTCTCTCAAACTCTGGCCGAATCATCTCAGGGACTATCATCCATTCTTACAATACGCAAAGGAACATAGAATTCCGGTGATCGCTTCCAACGTTCCGAGAAAGTATGTGAATTTGGTTTCTTCTTCCGGACTGGAAACTCTCTTTCCAATCCGTTCCGTTTTTTTACCTCCGAAATATCTCATTCGAAAATTCTCCCAAGAAGGTTATGAGAATAAGATTAAGAATACTCTCAAAGAACATCCGGGGATGCATTCGGATGAAACCCTGCAAAAAAGGTTTATCGATGCGCAGTATCTCTGGGACGCGGGGATGGCGGACGCGATCGCTAACGCGTTTTTGACCCGTGGAAAAAAAGTCATTCATATCAACGGAAGATTTCATAGCGACGAAGGATTCGGGGTTACATATCGACTTCGGGAGCTTGGTTTTAAGGTGCTCACCGTTTCGATGTTCCCTCTCAAAGCCGAAGAATCGATTCCCTTGGAAACCGTGACAGGAAACGATTTTACCGTCGTTACGGAAAGGAAAGAAAAAGAGAATTAA
- a CDS encoding transglycosylase domain-containing protein, with the protein METGIQTLRSPRFLCPECGTASRLPEGVPTGSVFRLTCYQCGHKALVRMELSPPPLPPRESVVSTPKVNPPRTSELPRREEPLRNAGTPSISTPQKDPEPAGPGFLERISSALAQTQALVNAKLRELQQKFQESRKGPTPDPLFSEERPLLRREKISFEEKPFFSVRREIEENGQARIKTLAERLRDQMSSHRLRLPNFVLLSAGVVISLLLVGMIVFWVGVITRESELQQMISLFYNHQPSVIYDRDGKKVSEIFAKKTSNLEWDAYPENLKKIVLLVEDRRFFSHSGINYLSIARAILVNITSFRFKQGASTITQQLARILLDDREKSLIRKIKEAQLAFALEYTYEKKQIFLYYLNNVYLGHGAFGFSSAAEFYFKKNPNELTTEEMIVLASLASAPNRYSPLKNPDLSRQRVNAIIHSFREDEILKENPKTKLDELYLSFHMRSPGETVFGNRRDHSPYVTEHVRKFLNSLYPDSNIYETGGFSIYTTIAEPVQAELQKIVKSYVDNVQKNGLVRKTKLTDNKNSSETAVFRKYVQDLSPALELFMDTDSFSGANESGLQVALVAVDPSTGEILLMHGGSEFKADNQLDRTTGMKRQTGSSIKPILYSAAIENELVNASSRILDAPLIYRNQTGNWMPENIGNQYDGDISVRQALAKSKNTAAVQIAEKLGISRIQEFFQKFFFPDSKMLQSRFRGDLSLALGSLEISPLEMASAYSAFANDGSIKRPYLIQKITDRSGKIIFERKATDEFGLKVPEERKVLSSQVAEIMIDLLHGSANSAGVRNTGYKGEVAGKTGTTNDNRDNWFVGVKPGLSMAIWLGYDDPSFGLGSSALGGTVAAPLWGAVAKVFESAEDSEELKRRYPVTEHAITATVCEESGKLPGPSCKHAKKELFKNGTVPSEICPLNHGSDAKREVLRNVF; encoded by the coding sequence ATGGAGACAGGGATTCAAACTCTAAGAAGTCCTCGATTTCTTTGCCCTGAATGTGGGACCGCGTCCCGATTGCCGGAAGGAGTTCCGACGGGTTCCGTTTTCCGACTGACCTGCTATCAATGCGGCCATAAGGCTTTGGTGAGAATGGAACTTTCTCCTCCGCCCTTGCCTCCTCGAGAATCTGTCGTTTCTACTCCGAAAGTCAATCCTCCGAGGACGTCCGAACTTCCCCGAAGAGAAGAGCCTCTTCGAAATGCGGGAACTCCCTCGATTTCCACTCCACAAAAAGATCCCGAACCCGCCGGTCCGGGATTCTTAGAAAGAATTTCGAGCGCCCTTGCCCAGACGCAAGCCCTGGTGAATGCAAAGTTGCGGGAACTCCAGCAAAAATTCCAGGAATCACGAAAAGGCCCGACTCCCGATCCCCTCTTTTCCGAGGAAAGGCCGCTTCTACGTCGGGAAAAGATTTCTTTCGAAGAAAAACCATTCTTCTCCGTCCGTCGAGAGATCGAAGAGAACGGCCAAGCCCGGATTAAAACCCTGGCAGAAAGACTTCGGGACCAAATGTCCTCTCACCGACTCCGACTTCCAAATTTTGTTCTTCTTTCCGCCGGAGTTGTCATTTCACTTCTTCTCGTCGGAATGATCGTTTTTTGGGTGGGCGTGATCACTCGAGAATCCGAACTGCAACAGATGATTTCTCTTTTTTACAACCACCAGCCTTCCGTGATCTACGATCGGGACGGAAAGAAGGTCTCCGAAATTTTTGCAAAAAAGACCAGTAATTTAGAATGGGACGCGTATCCCGAGAATCTCAAGAAGATCGTTCTTCTCGTCGAAGACAGAAGATTTTTTTCTCATAGCGGAATCAATTATCTTTCGATCGCGAGAGCGATCTTGGTAAACATCACTAGCTTTCGTTTCAAACAAGGAGCTTCCACGATCACACAACAGCTCGCGAGAATTCTTCTCGACGATCGGGAAAAAAGTCTGATTCGAAAAATCAAAGAAGCGCAACTCGCTTTCGCTCTCGAATATACGTATGAGAAAAAGCAAATATTCTTATATTATTTAAACAACGTATATCTCGGACACGGGGCCTTCGGTTTTTCGAGCGCCGCAGAATTTTATTTTAAGAAGAATCCGAACGAACTTACGACCGAAGAGATGATCGTTCTCGCATCTTTGGCTTCCGCACCGAATCGATATTCCCCTCTGAAAAATCCGGATCTTTCCAGACAAAGGGTCAACGCGATCATCCACTCCTTTCGAGAAGATGAAATTCTAAAAGAGAATCCAAAAACAAAGTTGGACGAACTCTATCTTTCGTTTCACATGCGTTCTCCCGGAGAAACCGTCTTTGGAAATCGAAGGGATCATTCTCCTTACGTCACGGAACACGTTCGTAAATTTCTAAATTCTCTCTATCCAGATTCCAATATCTACGAGACCGGCGGATTTTCTATTTATACTACGATAGCCGAACCCGTTCAAGCCGAACTTCAGAAAATCGTAAAGTCTTATGTGGACAACGTTCAAAAGAACGGACTTGTTCGTAAGACAAAACTCACGGACAATAAGAATTCCAGTGAAACCGCGGTTTTTCGGAAATACGTTCAGGATCTTTCTCCGGCGCTCGAACTTTTTATGGACACGGATTCTTTTTCGGGAGCCAACGAGTCCGGGCTTCAGGTCGCGTTAGTCGCCGTTGACCCTTCCACCGGAGAAATTCTTTTGATGCACGGCGGCTCCGAGTTCAAGGCGGATAACCAGTTGGACAGAACCACGGGGATGAAACGTCAGACAGGATCTTCTATCAAGCCGATTCTTTATTCCGCTGCGATTGAAAACGAACTTGTCAACGCGTCCTCTCGAATTTTGGACGCGCCTCTTATCTATAGAAATCAAACCGGAAACTGGATGCCGGAGAATATCGGAAATCAATACGACGGAGATATCAGCGTTAGACAGGCTTTAGCCAAATCCAAAAATACGGCCGCGGTTCAGATCGCGGAGAAACTCGGGATTTCGAGAATACAAGAATTCTTCCAGAAATTTTTCTTTCCGGATTCTAAAATGCTTCAGTCCAGATTCAGAGGGGATCTTTCTCTCGCGTTAGGTTCTTTGGAAATTTCGCCTCTCGAAATGGCGTCCGCTTATTCCGCGTTTGCAAACGACGGTTCGATCAAACGTCCTTATCTGATCCAAAAAATAACGGATCGTTCCGGTAAGATTATTTTCGAAAGAAAGGCGACTGACGAGTTCGGTTTAAAAGTTCCCGAAGAAAGAAAGGTTTTGTCCTCTCAAGTTGCGGAGATCATGATCGATCTTCTGCACGGAAGCGCCAACTCGGCGGGTGTAAGAAACACGGGATACAAAGGAGAGGTTGCGGGAAAAACGGGAACTACAAACGACAACCGAGACAACTGGTTCGTCGGAGTCAAACCAGGACTTTCGATGGCGATTTGGCTCGGATACGATGATCCCAGTTTCGGGCTCGGTTCTTCTGCGTTAGGCGGAACGGTGGCGGCTCCACTTTGGGGTGCGGTTGCGAAAGTTTTCGAATCGGCGGAAGACTCAGAAGAATTAAAACGAAGATATCCAGTAACAGAACACGCGATCACGGCCACGGTCTGCGAAGAATCCGGAAAACTTCCGGGGCCGTCCTGCAAACACGCCAAAAAAGAATTATTTAAGAATGGAACCGTACCTTCCGAAATTTGCCCACTCAATCACGGAAGCGACGCTAAACGGGAAGTTCTCAGAAATGTATTCTAA